In Equus przewalskii isolate Varuska chromosome 6, EquPr2, whole genome shotgun sequence, one DNA window encodes the following:
- the DAND5 gene encoding DAN domain family member 5: protein MLLGQLTALLSLLGGAQLLTGSGRPPPQPPATSNHTWAQGLGAAASPGPSSALGSWKAFLGLQKAGRLGPRARQPGQQVATALSLPLDPQEVAREMCRAVPFTQVLSRPGCIAVRLRNHLCFGHCSSVYVPGSGPTPRVLCNSCVPAHRRRVPVALWCSAGRPASQRRVMTSTVLVKGCQCSPRV from the exons ATGCTCCTCGGCCAGCTGACCGCTCTCCTGAGCCTGCTCGGCGGGGCCCAGCTGCTCACGGGCTCGGGgaggcccccaccccagccccccgcCACCTCCAATCACACATGGGCTCAGGGCCTCGGGGCCGCGGCCTCCCCGGGGCCGTCATCCGCCCTCGGCAGCTGGAAGGCCTTCCTGGGCCTGCAGAAAGCCGGGCGCCTGGGGCCCCGCGCGCGGCAGCCTGGGCAGCAGGTGGCCACCGCCCTGTCTCTGCCGCTGGACCCGCAGGAAGTGGCCCGGGAGATGTGCAGGGCTGTGCCCTTCACGCAG GTGCTCTCCCGGCCGGGCTGCATAGCTGTCCGTCTCCGAAATCACCTCTGCTTTGGTCACTGCTCGTCAGTCTACGTCCCCGGCTCCGGGCCCACCCCTCGCGTCCTCTGCAACAGCTGTGTGCCCGCGCACAGGCGCAGGGTGCCCGTGGCCCTGTGGTGTTCGGCAGGCCGCCCGGCCTCCCAGCGGCGGGTGATGACGTCCACCGTGCTGGTCAAGGGCTGTCAGTGCAGCCCGAGGGTGTGA